In Pirellula sp. SH-Sr6A, the DNA window CCTTTACCAATCCGAAGGACTGGGTCGCGGCATGTCGAGCCTTGTCATCGGAGACAACAAGCTTTACACGCTCGGTGAATCGGACGGGAAGGTGCAACTGGTTTGTTGTGACGTGGCCAATGGGCGCGTTCTTTGGAAGACACCGTTCGGCGCAGCAAAAGGGGCGCCCAACGGAACCCCAACTCTGGACCTGGAAACCAAACGGGCCTATGCCGTTTCTTTCGACGGTTTGCTCGTTTGTTGCGATGCCAACAGCGGGGAAATCCTTTGGCAACGGAGCTTCCAAAATGACTTCGGTGGCAAGATGGAATCGGTGTGGGGATATAGCGAGTCCCCTCTGATCGATGGCGACCGACTCTTGTGTACACCGGGAGCGGCGGACGCAATGGTTGTCGCGCTGGACAAGAACACAGGAGAAACGATTTGGAAGGGTCCTGCCCCCAAGGGTGACTTGCGAGGCAACGATGGCGCAGGGTATTCATCGATCGTGATCTCAGAAGGGGCCGGGATCAAACAGTACATCCAATTGATTGGCCACGGGGTCGTGAGCTACGACGCTCCATCAGGCGAATTGCTATGGCACTACGATCGCGTTGCCAATCGCACTGCGAATATTCCCACTCCGATCGTCAAGGACAATTATGTCTTCTGCTCGACCGGATACGACGATGGAGGAACGGCTCTACTGCAGATGACCAAACGCGGTAAGAAAGTCGAAATTCGCGAGGTGTATTACAAGACCAACAAGGAACTGCAGAACCATCATGGTGGCATGATTATGATCGGTGAGTTCGTCTACCTGGGACATGGCCACAACAATGGCTTTCCCGCTTGTATCCGCTGGAAGACAGGCGAAAACCTTTGGGGACGGGCCCGCGGTGCAGGTTCTGGTTCGGCTGCCATTGTGGCGGCGGACCGCAAGCTCTTTTTTCGCTACCAGGATGGTACGATGGCGATGATCGACGCGAACCCTCGCAAGTACGAACTGCTGGGATCCTTTAAACTCCCTACCCACGAAGGAGAGAGCTGGCCTCATCCTGTTGTATGGGAAGGGAAATTGTTCATACGCGATCAGCAATTTCTGCAGTGCTTCAATTTGACGAGCAAGTAGTAGAGCGTGCCCCAACACTTGGTTTTTGCTCCGCATGGAATTGTTGCGGAGCATCATTCTTCACCGACCAAACGCTTCGAGCGGTGGCGCTCGAAGGAAAACTGGCAAACTACTGCAACGGCGAAAACCCAACGGGCTTGAGGTAAAGGCTCTTTACACCGTCCCTGACGGTGAGCGGGCCTCCCGCTGCAGCTTCGGACTCTTTCAACGCCTTCTGCCAGTTAGCGTCTTCTCGGAATTTACCAAACGACTCCTTCGCCGCATCGGGGGATGCGTGGGCTAGCAGGTAAACCAACGCATTGCCGGCAGCTGGCAAACTGGAATCGACGGAGGCCGTGGATTTTCCGAGAGGCGAAAGGGCTTTGAGCAGATCGCCACAATTGGTCGTCTCTCCTCTTCGAACCGACCAATAAACAATGTTGGTCATGCCATGCTTTTTGAAAAGCTCGATGGTGTGGTTTTGAAATCGCGCGTTGAGGTTGGGAAGATTGTTCGGTGTGGTGATATAGGTTCTCAGTTCGAAGATCCTATTCCCAACTTTCTCGGTGTTGAGAACAGGGCTATATCCGTTGGTGGTCAAGAAAACACGTTCGATTCCTGAAACAGGCTTCTTGCCGTCCACTTGCGACTTTTCGACCGCTTCTTTCCAGCCTGTATCGTCTTGAAAGGCCGTCCACGCGGTGTCCGAAGAGGACTTGTCTTTGTGACGAACCAACATGAACACTCGCTCGTCTGTCGCTTCCACGGGAGTCCATACCCCGACCAAATCGATTTTATGTTTTTTCATGTAAGGCAGTCCCTCGTACGACATCAGCTTGAGCGTATCGGCCTGCCTGCCTGGTTCGGATGTGTAGGTACGAAGTTCGTAGACGTGGCTATCTTGGGCCATACTGACAACTCCGATCATCAAAGCGATGACCAAGGAACAGAGGGATCGAATCATGGAAAGGAC includes these proteins:
- a CDS encoding PQQ-binding-like beta-propeller repeat protein → MRAKSFCHRAMFFGSVLAFSNLAAMLELRADDWYQWRGPNRDGIAEVKGLASKWSEDGPALLYQSEGLGRGMSSLVIGDNKLYTLGESDGKVQLVCCDVANGRVLWKTPFGAAKGAPNGTPTLDLETKRAYAVSFDGLLVCCDANSGEILWQRSFQNDFGGKMESVWGYSESPLIDGDRLLCTPGAADAMVVALDKNTGETIWKGPAPKGDLRGNDGAGYSSIVISEGAGIKQYIQLIGHGVVSYDAPSGELLWHYDRVANRTANIPTPIVKDNYVFCSTGYDDGGTALLQMTKRGKKVEIREVYYKTNKELQNHHGGMIMIGEFVYLGHGHNNGFPACIRWKTGENLWGRARGAGSGSAAIVAADRKLFFRYQDGTMAMIDANPRKYELLGSFKLPTHEGESWPHPVVWEGKLFIRDQQFLQCFNLTSK
- a CDS encoding NIPSNAP family protein; protein product: MIRSLCSLVIALMIGVVSMAQDSHVYELRTYTSEPGRQADTLKLMSYEGLPYMKKHKIDLVGVWTPVEATDERVFMLVRHKDKSSSDTAWTAFQDDTGWKEAVEKSQVDGKKPVSGIERVFLTTNGYSPVLNTEKVGNRIFELRTYITTPNNLPNLNARFQNHTIELFKKHGMTNIVYWSVRRGETTNCGDLLKALSPLGKSTASVDSSLPAAGNALVYLLAHASPDAAKESFGKFREDANWQKALKESEAAAGGPLTVRDGVKSLYLKPVGFSPLQ